The DNA segment CTCAGTTGTTCGTTTAGGCATGGCCCTCAATGGAACGAACGCCGGCAACGCCGCTGGTGGCTGATCTCGGTAAAGCGGCAGCCACTTGCGAATGACGTTGGCGTTGATGCCGTGGCTGATGGCAACGCTGGAGACGGTCGCACCGGGTTGCAGGCACTCCTGAACAACCTGGGCCTTGAACGGTTTGGGGTAAGAGCTTCGTTGGCGCATGGAAATCCCGGCGATAAGGGCTATCGCGTCCGCTTAAAAATACGCGGACACCATCGC comes from the Pseudomonas sp. TCU-HL1 genome and includes:
- the tnpA gene encoding IS66-like element accessory protein TnpA encodes the protein MRQRSSYPKPFKAQVVQECLQPGATVSSVAISHGINANVIRKWLPLYRDQPPAALPAFVPLRAMPKRTTEAFAIIELSLGEQAVTVKWPASDPEGCACFVRGLTP